Proteins encoded together in one Prochlorococcus marinus str. MIT 9211 window:
- a CDS encoding pyridoxal-phosphate-dependent aminotransferase family protein: protein MKEKLALMIPGPTPVPERVLKALSQHPIGHRTPEFQEIVKKTTQLLQWLHQTEGDVLTITGSGTAAMEAGIINTLKKGDKVICGENGKFGERWVKIAKAYGLNVEIIKSNWGEPLEPEKFRNILQADNEIRAVILTHSETSTGVINNLEAISKEVRKHEKAITIADCVTSLGACNVPMDEWGIDVLASGSQKGYMMPPGLSFVAMNQRAWKASERSDLPSFYLNLKSYKKTSDKNSNPFTPSVNLYFALEEALNMMKEEGLEKIFSRHNRHKEATQKAMEAIGLKLFAAPGYGSPSITAVEPKDIDADLIRKVVKENFDILLAGGQDHLKGKVFRIGHLGFVNDRDIITAIASIESALNQLGALKEPIGTGVATASKILFKENRV from the coding sequence ATGAAAGAAAAACTTGCTCTAATGATCCCTGGACCAACCCCAGTGCCAGAGAGAGTTCTAAAAGCTCTAAGTCAACATCCCATTGGTCACCGCACTCCAGAGTTCCAAGAAATCGTCAAAAAAACAACTCAGCTACTGCAATGGCTGCATCAAACAGAAGGGGATGTTTTAACAATTACTGGCAGTGGGACTGCTGCCATGGAAGCAGGAATCATTAATACCTTAAAAAAAGGGGATAAAGTTATTTGTGGAGAAAATGGAAAATTTGGTGAAAGATGGGTGAAAATTGCCAAGGCCTATGGACTCAATGTTGAAATTATTAAGTCCAATTGGGGTGAACCATTAGAACCTGAAAAGTTCAGAAATATACTTCAAGCTGATAATGAAATTCGTGCCGTAATACTTACCCACTCAGAAACATCTACAGGAGTTATTAACAATCTAGAGGCAATTAGTAAAGAGGTTAGAAAACACGAAAAAGCAATCACTATTGCAGACTGTGTTACTAGTTTAGGTGCATGCAATGTACCTATGGATGAATGGGGCATAGACGTTCTTGCATCTGGCTCTCAAAAAGGATACATGATGCCTCCTGGCCTCAGTTTTGTTGCAATGAATCAAAGAGCTTGGAAGGCAAGTGAACGCTCAGATTTACCAAGTTTTTATTTAAACCTGAAGTCATACAAAAAAACTAGTGATAAAAATAGCAATCCTTTTACGCCTAGTGTAAATCTATATTTTGCATTAGAAGAAGCGTTAAATATGATGAAAGAGGAAGGTTTAGAAAAGATATTTAGTCGTCATAATAGACATAAAGAAGCAACCCAAAAAGCAATGGAAGCTATTGGTTTGAAATTATTTGCAGCCCCTGGGTATGGCAGTCCTTCCATCACTGCAGTAGAGCCTAAAGATATTGATGCTGATCTAATAAGAAAAGTAGTAAAAGAAAATTTTGATATATTACTTGCAGGTGGTCAAGATCACTTAAAAGGAAAAGTCTTTCGCATAGGTCATCTTGGATTTGTCAATGATCGTGACATTATTACAGCTATAGCATCTATAGAATCTGCTCTTAATCAATTAGGGGCTTTAAAAGAGCCAATTGGTACTGGAGTAGCTACCGCTTCAAAAATACTTTTTAAAGAAAATAGAGTATGA
- the cbiD gene encoding cobalt-precorrin-5B (C(1))-methyltransferase CbiD, with translation MSNSSSDSRGFTLPVWVAAAAKGAAEAMAGKAFCSSQKIQLPNTKEFINVPVTSAGSFVNAQKAMGISHCDPGLCLDLTRGLEIWVMLEYETLDDEKDIELSVDSWLKIIGGFGVGKFESNGEICLSDFAKQLLYLNLLPFKEKGRKIKLEVIFPEGQSLAERTSNAAFGVVDGLALIGTQAEVQTSASPDQLHQSLDELRNQCSSQTFEGALTFVIGENGLDLAIQSGLNLQPIIKTGNWLGPLIVAAAEERVSELLLFGYHGKLVKLAGGIFHTHHHLADGRLEVLTALAVKERIPFDLIKLLAQSASIESALLILEEQDPLAAKKLWLRLAREVEKRSHEYVKRYVSSSIKIGAILFDRKRQLRWAGPIGLKKVNALGVTLEVLS, from the coding sequence ATTTCTAATTCATCTTCTGATTCGAGAGGTTTTACACTGCCAGTATGGGTCGCAGCAGCAGCAAAGGGTGCTGCTGAAGCTATGGCAGGAAAGGCTTTTTGCTCATCCCAGAAGATTCAACTGCCAAACACAAAAGAATTCATAAATGTCCCAGTTACTTCAGCTGGTTCGTTTGTAAATGCTCAAAAAGCGATGGGGATTAGTCATTGCGACCCTGGCTTATGTCTTGATTTAACTAGAGGATTAGAAATATGGGTGATGTTGGAATATGAAACATTGGACGATGAAAAGGATATAGAACTTTCTGTAGATTCCTGGTTAAAAATAATAGGTGGTTTTGGTGTTGGAAAGTTTGAATCGAATGGAGAGATTTGTCTGTCAGACTTTGCCAAACAACTTTTATATTTGAACCTTTTACCATTTAAAGAAAAAGGCCGGAAGATAAAACTGGAAGTTATTTTTCCTGAAGGACAAAGCTTGGCTGAGCGAACTAGTAATGCCGCTTTTGGTGTCGTTGATGGATTGGCGTTGATTGGTACTCAAGCAGAAGTACAAACTAGCGCTTCTCCTGACCAACTTCATCAATCTCTTGATGAGTTGCGAAATCAATGCTCCAGTCAAACTTTTGAAGGTGCTTTGACTTTTGTCATTGGAGAGAATGGATTGGACTTAGCCATTCAATCTGGATTGAATCTTCAACCAATCATAAAAACTGGTAATTGGTTAGGCCCTTTAATAGTTGCTGCTGCAGAAGAACGCGTTAGTGAACTTTTATTATTTGGTTATCATGGAAAATTAGTCAAACTGGCAGGAGGTATATTTCATACCCACCATCATTTAGCAGATGGTCGATTAGAAGTGCTTACTGCTTTAGCAGTGAAGGAACGTATTCCTTTTGACTTAATTAAATTATTAGCTCAGTCTGCTTCCATTGAATCAGCATTATTGATATTAGAAGAGCAAGATCCTTTAGCTGCTAAAAAACTTTGGCTGAGATTGGCTAGAGAAGTTGAGAAGAGAAGCCATGAATATGTTAAACGTTATGTTTCCTCGTCTATAAAGATAGGAGCTATTTTGTTTGATCGTAAAAGACAATTACGCTGGGCAGGACCAATAGGTCTGAAAAAAGTTAATGCGCTTGGCGTAACTCTTGAAGTTTTGTCTTGA
- the guaA gene encoding glutamine-hydrolyzing GMP synthase — protein sequence MSSDSLLKSQRSPSIVILDFGSQYSELIARRIRETEVYSIVLSYSTSAAELRKLAPKGIILSGGPSSVYTASAPLSDPEIWDLDIPVLGVCYGMQVMVQQLGGHVTAAVGKAEYGKAPLHVDDPTALLTNVESGSTMWMSHGDSVDKLPRGFVRLAHTSNTLEAAIALHTKRFYGVQFHPEVVHSTQGMVMIRNFVYNICCCQPDWTTSTFIDEAISTVRSQVGDKKVLLALSGGVDSSTLAFLLKRAIGDQLTCMFIDQGFMRKGEPEFLMEFFDQKFKINVQYINARERFISKLQGISDPEDKRKVIGREFIRVFEEESERLGPFDYLAQGTLYPDVIESSGTNLDPKTGERIAVKIKSHHNVGGLPKDLQFKLVEPLRMLFKDEVRKVGRALGLPEEIVGRHPFPGPGLAIRILGEVTDEKLNCLRDADLIVREEINRAGLYHEIWQAFAVLLPVCSVGVMGDQRTYAWPIVVRCVSSEDGMTADWSRLPDSLLQIISNRVVNEVKGVNRVVLDITSKPPGTIEWE from the coding sequence ATGTCTTCTGACTCACTGCTTAAAAGCCAAAGGAGCCCCTCAATAGTCATCCTTGATTTTGGCTCACAATATTCTGAATTGATAGCTCGACGAATTAGAGAGACAGAAGTGTATTCAATTGTTTTGAGTTACAGCACTTCAGCAGCAGAATTACGCAAATTAGCTCCCAAAGGCATCATTTTGAGCGGAGGTCCTAGTTCAGTTTATACAGCTTCAGCACCTCTATCTGATCCTGAGATTTGGGATTTGGACATTCCCGTTCTTGGTGTTTGTTATGGGATGCAGGTAATGGTGCAACAGTTAGGTGGACATGTAACTGCTGCAGTTGGTAAGGCTGAGTATGGTAAAGCACCTTTGCATGTTGATGATCCAACTGCATTGCTCACGAACGTCGAGAGTGGATCGACAATGTGGATGAGTCATGGCGATTCTGTAGATAAACTTCCGAGAGGCTTTGTTCGTTTAGCCCATACAAGCAATACTTTAGAGGCTGCTATCGCTTTACATACCAAACGTTTCTACGGTGTTCAGTTTCATCCAGAAGTTGTTCATTCAACGCAAGGGATGGTAATGATAAGGAATTTTGTTTATAACATTTGCTGTTGTCAGCCTGATTGGACAACCAGCACTTTTATCGATGAAGCAATAAGTACGGTTAGAAGTCAAGTAGGAGATAAAAAGGTTTTGCTTGCTTTATCAGGAGGTGTAGATTCTTCAACCTTAGCTTTTCTACTTAAGCGTGCTATTGGTGATCAATTAACTTGCATGTTTATTGATCAAGGTTTTATGCGAAAAGGTGAACCTGAGTTTTTGATGGAATTTTTTGATCAAAAATTTAAAATTAATGTTCAATATATTAATGCGCGTGAGCGCTTTATTTCTAAACTCCAGGGAATCTCTGATCCAGAGGACAAAAGAAAAGTTATAGGCAGGGAATTTATTCGTGTTTTCGAGGAAGAAAGTGAACGCCTCGGACCTTTTGACTATCTTGCGCAGGGCACCCTATATCCAGATGTTATAGAAAGTTCAGGGACAAATTTAGACCCTAAAACTGGAGAAAGAATAGCTGTGAAAATTAAGAGTCATCATAATGTTGGTGGCCTACCAAAGGATCTTCAATTTAAATTAGTTGAACCTTTAAGAATGTTATTTAAAGATGAGGTAAGGAAAGTAGGCAGAGCACTTGGACTACCTGAAGAAATAGTTGGTAGACACCCTTTTCCTGGCCCTGGCTTAGCAATAAGAATTCTTGGAGAAGTTACTGATGAGAAATTAAATTGTCTACGTGATGCAGATTTAATCGTTCGTGAGGAAATTAATCGAGCAGGTTTATATCATGAAATATGGCAGGCTTTTGCTGTTTTATTGCCAGTCTGCTCTGTTGGTGTCATGGGTGATCAACGTACTTATGCATGGCCGATTGTTGTGAGATGTGTTTCTAGCGAAGATGGCATGACAGCTGATTGGTCACGGTTACCTGATTCACTTTTGCAAATTATTTCTAATCGAGTAGTGAATGAGGTTAAGGGCGTTAATCGCGTTGTTTTAGATATAACAAGTAAGCCACCTGGAACAATTGAGTGGGAATAG
- a CDS encoding tyrosine-type recombinase/integrase — MFREVWRWGVKKGFIRSSLDVPFDDHNFIEDEKVKRDTWELNEWNEFLKRECDWYALEQNSEDQDRVWESFIAHQLIRICACSGLRPKEWSLLKWKDVKDYPNEDSIDEEDKLAIEMITHPSTKTGQREAHCTGGIWFRNIYEKTKFKSKNDWIFTDLEGNRLEPDWFSDIFNGEGNCNGLIEFTNQYKLKGKELVPYSLRHFYASQSIYDEVPEDIIADNMGITKTRLNRSYKHCFLRVRTKRLFSKKGSQFPIKQMRTFGTGQYAFFTGTMKQKDPSSSQKSRKFGLSLSRLK, encoded by the coding sequence TTGTTTCGTGAGGTTTGGAGATGGGGAGTCAAGAAAGGATTCATCAGATCATCATTAGATGTCCCGTTTGATGATCATAATTTCATTGAAGATGAAAAAGTAAAAAGGGATACTTGGGAATTGAATGAATGGAATGAGTTCCTAAAAAGAGAATGTGATTGGTATGCCTTAGAACAAAACTCTGAAGATCAAGATCGTGTTTGGGAATCATTTATCGCTCATCAACTCATTCGTATTTGTGCTTGCTCTGGACTTAGACCTAAAGAATGGTCTTTATTGAAGTGGAAAGATGTAAAAGATTATCCAAATGAAGATTCTATTGATGAAGAAGATAAGTTGGCGATTGAAATGATTACTCATCCATCAACTAAAACTGGACAAAGAGAAGCACATTGTACTGGTGGTATCTGGTTCCGAAACATCTATGAAAAGACAAAGTTCAAAAGTAAAAATGATTGGATATTTACTGATTTAGAAGGCAATAGATTAGAACCTGATTGGTTCAGCGACATATTCAATGGGGAAGGTAATTGTAATGGACTTATAGAATTTACTAATCAATATAAATTGAAAGGAAAAGAATTAGTTCCTTATTCTTTGAGGCATTTTTATGCTTCTCAATCCATATACGATGAGGTTCCTGAAGATATTATCGCTGACAATATGGGGATAACTAAAACCAGATTGAATAGATCATATAAACATTGTTTTTTGAGGGTACGAACTAAGAGATTATTCAGTAAAAAAGGAAGTCAATTTCCTATAAAACAAATGAGAACTTTTGGTACTGGTCAATATGCTTTCTTTACTGGAACTATGAAACAAAAAGACCCATCTTCTAGTCAAAAATCTAGAAAATTTGGTCTTAGTTTATCTCGTTTGAAGTAG
- a CDS encoding acyltransferase family protein, which translates to MMSIDIEENKSAIKSRYRSEIDGLRAFAVVTVIINHFNKDILPGGYLGVDIFFVISGFVITSSLYQRPSKNFKDFISGFYERRIKRLVPALSVFVFITSIAICLFNPIPNVSLQTGLTSLFGLSNIYLFQRSTDYFAQSTELNVFTHTWSLGVEEQFYILFPFLIWFSGFSRQTKNGSRNLFLTVGALTIASLIGFLYLYPIKQSAAYFLMPSRFWEIASGCLLFIGFQKRKSIEYLLAKIPPLMVLALIVGVMYLPMSWAAASTVAVVALSSVLIASLRKQTTAFTFFTNPKVVYIGLISYSLYLWHWGVLSISRWTIGIHWWSVPFQIVLMFGLANASYLWIETPLRKGNWFGKRWKTLMIGGGLLVTLSAGLVALSKPLKGKLYSGEDFTNTITKPLEFKGDITGRIAKDCHSSDSKENDALVGANKITTQFIDNCLSAKSERPLVAFSGDSHSLAIFPISEVIASTSQYDVFSHSRDGCAFPPQGETNRKYCYEVQSSIIKTMIDKMKRRSSGSVLVATSYLNSHFGYGGKHRFQIKKYSERSRNTVDKNLSDFINTSKKLASKLNDANASLILVAPLPQHPGFNAELCSPQWFRPSIRIICQKTDKDFLQKQRKHILEAMNALAMEVSNIYIFDPFDKFCDKKNCYVVKENTYLYSDSDHLSKEGAIMISTDLLSMIVHINSSKGHSNKNQ; encoded by the coding sequence ATGATGTCAATAGATATCGAAGAAAATAAATCAGCCATAAAAAGTCGTTACCGCTCAGAGATTGATGGTCTAAGAGCATTTGCAGTTGTAACCGTTATCATCAATCACTTCAACAAAGACATCTTACCTGGTGGATATCTCGGTGTTGATATCTTTTTTGTTATCTCAGGATTCGTTATAACATCATCTCTTTATCAAAGACCCAGTAAAAACTTCAAGGATTTCATCAGCGGATTTTACGAACGAAGGATCAAGCGATTAGTGCCAGCACTATCAGTTTTTGTCTTCATCACAAGTATTGCGATCTGCTTATTCAATCCAATACCAAACGTATCACTACAAACTGGTCTGACTTCATTATTTGGTTTATCTAATATATATCTCTTCCAACGATCAACTGACTACTTTGCCCAATCAACAGAACTCAATGTATTCACACACACTTGGTCTCTTGGTGTGGAAGAGCAGTTCTACATCCTATTCCCATTTCTGATTTGGTTTTCTGGGTTTAGCAGACAAACGAAAAATGGTTCTCGTAACCTATTCCTGACAGTTGGAGCACTAACAATTGCCTCATTGATTGGTTTCCTTTACCTCTATCCAATCAAACAATCAGCAGCATATTTCCTAATGCCGTCCAGGTTCTGGGAGATAGCATCAGGTTGCTTACTTTTTATTGGATTTCAGAAACGAAAATCGATCGAGTACTTACTTGCGAAGATACCGCCCCTAATGGTTTTAGCATTGATTGTTGGGGTGATGTATTTGCCGATGTCTTGGGCAGCAGCATCAACAGTTGCAGTTGTTGCTCTATCTTCCGTTCTTATCGCCTCTTTGAGGAAACAAACAACAGCATTCACATTTTTCACCAATCCCAAAGTCGTTTATATAGGTCTAATATCTTACTCGCTCTATCTATGGCATTGGGGTGTCCTTTCCATTAGTCGTTGGACAATCGGAATTCATTGGTGGTCAGTTCCATTCCAGATCGTTCTGATGTTTGGATTAGCAAATGCTTCCTATCTATGGATCGAAACTCCGCTACGAAAGGGCAACTGGTTTGGAAAACGATGGAAAACATTGATGATCGGCGGAGGATTGTTGGTTACTCTTTCTGCGGGTCTAGTTGCCCTTAGCAAACCGCTCAAAGGAAAACTCTATAGTGGTGAGGACTTTACTAACACCATCACAAAACCATTAGAGTTCAAAGGAGATATTACTGGGCGCATTGCAAAAGACTGCCATAGTTCCGACAGCAAAGAAAATGATGCCTTGGTAGGTGCAAATAAGATCACAACTCAATTCATTGATAACTGTTTGTCAGCAAAAAGTGAAAGACCGCTAGTTGCCTTTAGCGGAGACAGTCATTCGCTCGCGATCTTTCCCATTAGCGAGGTGATTGCATCTACATCGCAATACGATGTTTTTTCTCATAGCAGAGATGGATGTGCCTTCCCTCCCCAAGGTGAGACTAATAGAAAATACTGTTACGAGGTTCAGTCATCAATTATCAAGACGATGATTGACAAGATGAAAAGAAGGAGTAGCGGATCAGTCCTGGTCGCAACATCATATCTAAACTCTCATTTTGGATACGGTGGAAAGCATAGATTCCAAATCAAGAAGTATTCTGAACGTTCAAGAAATACTGTTGACAAAAACCTCTCAGACTTTATAAATACCTCCAAGAAACTTGCAAGCAAATTGAACGATGCCAATGCCTCTCTAATATTGGTTGCTCCACTCCCGCAGCATCCAGGTTTTAATGCTGAACTGTGTTCACCACAATGGTTCCGACCATCAATAAGAATCATCTGTCAGAAAACTGATAAGGATTTTCTCCAAAAACAAAGAAAGCACATACTTGAAGCGATGAATGCACTGGCAATGGAAGTTAGTAACATTTATATTTTCGATCCGTTTGATAAATTCTGCGACAAAAAAAACTGCTATGTGGTAAAAGAAAATACTTATTTATACAGTGATTCTGACCACCTAAGCAAAGAAGGAGCGATTATGATTTCAACAGACCTTCTCTCAATGATAGTTCATATAAACTCTTCAAAAGGTCATTCCAATAAGAATCAGTAG
- the mrdA gene encoding penicillin-binding protein 2 — MKADKDNRFNANKNRKIDLTNQPKILAIFTIALFSLIASRLFSLQILQGSLYRKLSEENRIRLVSSPPIRGRILDINGNILADSRLVHSLFIQPHIISTKKWPELSKNLSDLLYLDNNTIDQLFNKGIQDNEFSITLINEMSDEQVVRFRENENLFPGVQIHLELIRYYPFNNLAAHALGYTQFITSDEYRKLAKKGYKIKDRIGRIGLEAVFENHLRGEWGGEMLEVDAAGTIQKSLGYQSPKAGKDLELTLDLKLQLAAEKALEGKRGGAIVALDPRNGAIRAFASQPSFNPNFFTKSITTQKEYEEIFLSSQLPLLSRALNAYDPGSTWKVVTGMAGMESGKFPPNVVLDTVPCIRYGGHCFPEHNGQGFGKIGYEDALRVSSNTFFYQVGVGVGAEELYEAAIKLGFHSFTGIEIKNEESKGFVGNEAWAAKGRGWGRPGTTPWIPEDIASASIGQAVVQVTPLQLARAYAVFANGGYLITPHLVDGKIDWLSTKFRKKVDIKASTIDKIRQGLRKVAVSGTGRSINQDLSTLPPVAGKTGTAEDSTGGSDHAWFACFAPYESTEIVVVAFAQNTPGGGSVHALPMAREVLKAWHQDL; from the coding sequence ATGAAAGCAGATAAAGATAATCGCTTTAATGCAAATAAGAATAGAAAGATTGACTTAACTAATCAACCTAAAATACTAGCAATTTTTACAATTGCTTTATTTAGTTTAATTGCTTCACGACTCTTTTCTTTGCAAATTTTGCAAGGTTCTTTATACCGCAAATTGTCTGAAGAAAATAGAATTCGACTAGTATCCAGCCCACCAATCCGAGGAAGGATATTAGATATTAATGGGAATATTTTAGCAGACAGTAGACTTGTTCACTCTTTATTTATTCAACCACATATTATAAGTACTAAAAAATGGCCAGAGCTTTCTAAAAATCTTTCTGATTTATTATATTTAGATAACAATACAATTGATCAATTGTTTAACAAGGGAATTCAAGATAATGAATTTAGCATTACTCTAATTAATGAAATGTCTGATGAACAGGTTGTACGCTTTAGAGAAAATGAGAATCTCTTTCCAGGGGTCCAAATACATCTTGAATTAATTAGATATTACCCTTTTAATAATCTTGCTGCTCATGCATTAGGTTATACCCAGTTTATTACTTCTGATGAATATAGAAAATTAGCTAAAAAGGGTTATAAGATAAAGGATCGCATTGGAAGAATAGGTCTAGAGGCTGTTTTTGAAAATCACCTTCGAGGAGAATGGGGAGGTGAAATGTTAGAAGTTGATGCTGCAGGTACTATTCAAAAGAGTCTTGGTTATCAGTCTCCTAAGGCCGGAAAAGATTTAGAGCTTACATTAGACTTAAAGTTACAGTTAGCAGCTGAAAAGGCGCTGGAAGGAAAGAGAGGAGGTGCAATTGTTGCATTAGATCCACGCAATGGAGCAATTAGAGCTTTTGCAAGTCAACCTAGCTTTAATCCCAATTTCTTTACCAAATCAATTACTACTCAAAAAGAATATGAGGAAATCTTTTTATCTTCGCAATTACCTCTTTTAAGTAGAGCTTTAAATGCATATGACCCAGGAAGTACTTGGAAGGTAGTTACAGGGATGGCTGGGATGGAGAGTGGAAAATTCCCGCCGAATGTGGTTTTGGACACTGTTCCTTGCATTCGATATGGAGGACATTGCTTTCCTGAACATAATGGTCAAGGTTTTGGCAAAATTGGTTATGAGGATGCATTACGTGTTTCAAGTAATACTTTCTTTTATCAAGTTGGTGTAGGCGTTGGTGCAGAAGAGTTATACGAAGCTGCTATAAAGTTGGGCTTTCATTCTTTTACAGGTATAGAGATTAAAAATGAAGAGAGTAAAGGTTTTGTTGGTAATGAAGCTTGGGCCGCTAAAGGTAGAGGTTGGGGAAGGCCAGGAACAACGCCTTGGATTCCAGAAGATATAGCGAGTGCATCTATAGGACAGGCTGTTGTGCAGGTCACACCGTTACAATTAGCTCGTGCATATGCTGTCTTTGCAAATGGGGGTTATTTAATTACTCCTCATTTGGTTGATGGAAAGATTGATTGGTTATCAACAAAATTTAGAAAAAAGGTAGATATAAAAGCTTCTACGATAGACAAAATTCGCCAGGGGCTCCGAAAAGTAGCTGTTTCCGGAACCGGTAGAAGCATTAATCAGGATTTATCTACACTCCCTCCTGTTGCTGGCAAAACAGGTACTGCTGAAGACAGTACAGGAGGTAGTGATCATGCATGGTTTGCTTGTTTTGCCCCTTATGAATCAACAGAAATTGTTGTAGTCGCTTTTGCACAAAATACTCCTGGTGGAGGTTCAGTCCATGCATTGCCAATGGCTAGAGAAGTTCTGAAAGCATGGCATCAGGATTTATAA
- a CDS encoding NAD(P)H-dependent oxidoreductase encodes MITTNDLLVMTASNGENLKLAERFVLASKKLGAKADLLDLTTLNLPLYNPRTHQEKGSPSSINALHEQLVTQPRWVICAPEYNGSIPPVLTSAIAWLSVQENDFRKLFNGRPIAIASASGGGCMELLLSMRIQLTHLGAQVVGRQLASNSKNPAKDESIEDLLKRLMQMEPLRL; translated from the coding sequence ATGATTACTACCAACGATTTACTAGTAATGACAGCTAGTAATGGCGAAAATCTCAAACTCGCGGAACGTTTTGTTCTTGCAAGCAAAAAACTAGGAGCCAAAGCTGATTTACTTGATCTGACAACACTTAATCTGCCTCTCTACAATCCCAGGACTCATCAAGAAAAAGGGAGTCCATCTTCTATTAATGCCTTACATGAACAATTAGTGACACAACCAAGATGGGTCATTTGTGCGCCTGAATACAATGGCTCAATACCTCCGGTACTAACTAGCGCAATTGCTTGGTTATCAGTTCAAGAAAATGATTTTCGCAAATTATTTAATGGCAGGCCCATTGCAATTGCAAGCGCTTCAGGTGGTGGATGCATGGAACTGCTGCTCTCGATGCGAATACAGCTCACACATCTAGGCGCTCAAGTAGTAGGTCGGCAATTAGCTAGTAATAGCAAAAATCCAGCAAAAGATGAATCCATTGAAGATCTTTTAAAAAGACTCATGCAAATGGAACCATTGAGGCTTTAG